DNA sequence from the Cohnella herbarum genome:
TTCAAGCGGACACCTCGAAGGTCGTGGAGAACTTCGTCTCCGAACGCGGGGCGGACTACTATGCTTCGCTGTATAAACAAGACGGGTTAACTGGCGGGCATATCATCATGCTCGGCGGCGGCAACCGGGAGGCGGCCTTGTCCGCGCTAAGGGCATATCCAGGCGGCTTGCAGATCGGCGGAGGGATCACGGCGGAGAACGCGGCAGCTTACTTAAGCGAAGGGGCTTCGCACGTCATCGTCACTTCTTACGTTTTCCGAAACGCTCGCCTTCAGATGGACAACCTGCGGAGAATCGTTTCGGAGGTCGGCCGGGAACGACTTGTACTTGATCTCAGTTGTAAGGAACGGGATGACAAATGGTACGTGGTGACAGACCAGTGGACGACGTTCAGCGATCTGGAAGTAAATGAAGCAAATGTCCGAGAGCTCGAAAGCTACTGCGACGAGTTCCTGATCCACGCGGTCGACGTTGAAGGGAAGCGGGAGGGCGTCCAAGAGAAGCTTGCTGCTAAGCTCTCCGAATGGGCAACAATTCCGACCACTTACGCAGGCGGGGCGCGATCGATCGAGGATTTGGCGCGATTCCGTGAGTTGACGTGCGGTAAGCTGGACATTACGATAGGCAGCGCTCTCGATATTTTCGGAGGGACTCTGCCCTATAGCGAAGTCGTGGCCTATTGCGATCCGTCGCGGTCGCGATAACGGATAACGCGATAAAAGGGGGAACGCCACTTGTTAGCAAAAAGGATTATTCCGTGCCTCGACGTGAAGGACGGACGAGTCGTTAAGGGAGTTAACTTCGTGAATTTGCGCGATGCCGGAGATCCGGTGGAACTTGCGGCGATCTACGATCGGGAGGGCGCGGACGAGCTTGTATTCCTGGACATCTCCGCATCGGTGGAAGGCAGGGCTACGATGGTGGAAGTCGTACGCCGGACGGCCGGGGAAATCACGATTCCCTTTACGGTAGGAGGAGGCATCTCCGCGGTTGAAGATATGAAACGTTTGCTTCGCGCGGGTGCCGATAAGATCGGCATCAACACGGCGGCGATTCGCAATCCGGGCTTGATTACGGACGGTTCGAGGACGTTCGGGGCGCAATGCATCGTGGTGGCGATCGACGCGAAGTATAACGCGGAGTGGGAAGAATGGGAAGTGTTCACCCACGGAGGACGCAACGCGACAGGCATTCGCGCGCTCGCTTGGGCTCAAGAAGCCGAACGCAGGGGGGCTGGAGAGTTGCTCCTGACAAGCATGGATGCGGACGGAACGAAGGACGGATTCGATATCGCGCTCACAAAGGCGGTTTCGAGCAGCGTAGGCATTCCGGTCATCGCATCGGGCGGAGCGGGCAATGCGGAGCACTTCGCGAACGTATTCGCGGAAGGCCAAGCGGATGCGGCGCTGGCGGCAAGCATTTTCCACTACAAAGAAGTATCGGTGCAAGAGGTCAAGGCGAACTTGCGCGGTAAAGGAGTGAACGTACGATGACATTGCAACAACAATCGCCGGAATGGGCGGATCAAATCAAATGGAGCGAGGATGGACTTGTTCCGGCCGTCGTGCAGGACTCGCTTAGCAAAGAAGTTCTCATGCTGGCATACATGAATGAAGAATCGCTAAAGAAGTCGCTGGAAAGCGGCCAAACCTGGTTTTGGAGCCGTTCGCGGAACGAGCTGTGGAACAAGGGCGCGACAAGCGGACATACGCAGCAAATCGTCTCCCTTCACTATGATTGCGATGGGGATACGTTGCTCGTGAAGGTGCAACAAAAAGGTCCGGCGTGTCACACGGGCGCTTACAGTTGCTTCTATCGCGAAGGAGCAAGCGCGGAGGAGAATGCAACCTCGACGGGGCAACAGGAAGACCGATTCGGACCGTTAAGCCGCCTGGAGGCGACAATCGCCCAGAGAGATGCGGAACGTCCGGAGGGCGCGTATACGACTTACCTATTCGAGAAGGGCGTCGACAAGATCCTCAAGAAAGTCGGGGAGGAAACGGCGGAGGTCATCATTGCCGCGAAAAATCGCGACCAGGTAGAGTTGCGCGCCGAAGCGGCCGATTTGATTTTCCACTTGATGGTTCTGTTGCGCGAGCAAGGCATTCCGTTCGACGGAGTTCTGCAAGAGCTTGAATTCCGGCACCGGAAGCCGGTTAAGAAAGATTAGGTGACGGTGATGAGCGGCATGCGGATCGACTATCATACCCATAACTACCGATGCGGACATGCGGTCGGAACGTTGGAAGAATATATTCTGAGCGCCATAGACAAAGGCATGGACGAAATCGGCTTGTCCGATCACATGCCTTTGCTTCACTTGAGCCAGGAGGAGCACCCCGACATCGCGATGTCGATGGAGGAACTCCCGCGCTACGTGGAGGAATGCCTGAGTCTGCAAGAAAAATACAAGGACCAAATCGCGGTGCGAGTCGGGCTTGAGGGAGATTATATCGAAGGTTGCGAGGAGAAGATCGAAGCGATCGTAAACGGATATCCATGGGATTACGTGATCGGCTCGGTCCATTTTCTCGGCAAATGGGACGTAACGGATTTCAGGCAGGTTCACCAGTGGGAAGGCCGCAACGTTTCGGATGCCTATGAGCGGTATTTCGATGCCATACGCAAAGCTGCCGCTACGGGATTTTACGACTACATCGGCCACATCGACGCGATCAAGCGGTTCGCTCCCAGTCGGCCGGAAGAGGATGTAACCGCCCTGGAAGATGCCGCTCTTCAAGCGGTCAAGAAACACGATCTCGCATTCGAACTTAACGCCGCCGGCATTTATGCCCCATGCAAAGAGATGTACCCGTCCCTCCAAATATTGGAACGAGCTAAGGCTTATAATATCCCGGTAACCTACGGTTCCGATGCCCATCACCCCGATAAAGTAGGACAAAAAGGGGCAGAAGCGCAAACGATGCTGAAAAACGTCGGATATACGCACCTAGCGACCTTTCTAGGGCGCAAACGGGTTATGAAACCTTTTTGAAATATAGCCGTACTCATGTATAATGAAGGTTGACTGACGGTTTTCGACACCATGAGTGTTGAAAAGCTAAATTTGGAGGGGCACATGTACAGCAGCAGCAGCAGTAAGCTACGTATTTTTTCGGGATCATCCAATCCGTTATTGGCAGGGAAAATTGCCGAGAACCTCGGTATGCCGCTTGGGAAAATTAAACTTTCCCGATTTAAGAGCGGTGAAGTGTACGTTCACTATGAGGAAACGATTCGCAATTGCGATGTCTTCCTGGTTCAGTCGTTGTCCCACCCAATCAATGACTATTTCGTTGAATTGCTGGTCATGATTGACGCTGCCAAAAGGGCATCCGCCCGTACCATTAATGTCGTGCTGCCGTATTACGGCTACGCCCGTCAAGAACGGAAAGCCGCTCCCCGCGAGCCTATTTCCGCTAAGATGGTTGCCGACGTATTAACGACGGTAGGTGCTCACCGGATTATTACGATTGATCTGCATGCCCCGGCAATACAAGGTTTCTTCAATATTCCGGTCGATCATCTGACAGCACTGGATTTAATCAGCGATTATTTGAAATCCAAGAACATTCGCAACCCTGTTGTCGTATCTCCAGATGCGGGGCGGGCTTCTACAGCCGAGAAGCTGGCGAGCCAATTGGATTGTTCCTTTGCTATCATGATCAAGAAACGTCCTGCACATAATGAGTCCGTTATTACTCATGTTATCGGAGATGTAGAAGGCTGCACGCCGATCATTATCGAAGATATGATCGATACAGGAACGACGATCGTGAACGTCGTGGAAGGCTTGAAGGAACGTGGTGCGGAAGACGTCTATGTGTGCGCGACCCATCCATTGTTCTCGGGCCCCGCCCTTCAACGGTTAGACCATCCGAACATCAAGGAAGTCGTCGTAACCGACTCCATCCTGCTGCCGGAAGATCGTTCCTCGCGCTTCAAAGTCATTACGGTTGCTCCGATGTTAGCCGAAGCCACGCGCATTATTATGGAGGGCGGCTCGATCAGTACGCTCTTTAAGAACGCAGGGGTTTAGGAACATTTTGGACCGTTCCAAGCAAATAACGATTAGTGAAGACCGTCAGGAACGTCCTGGCGGTCTTTGGTATTCATCGCGCCACCGGGAAATTGGCCAGTACGACATAAGAGACTGAATTGGGCAAAGCGAAGTCGTTATGATGGATTTATTTTATGGTTCGCTCAGGCTGTGTTATAATCTTGGTTGATGGAGTTCCAGAACAACTAGGAGGTGCCTTGCCGATGAGTCAGCGGAAGCGTGCGGCCCAGAACCGACGACCTAAAGTAATCCCGATGCGTCTGGACGCTACTTTCTTCTTTGAACGCGCCGTGCAGTCGCTGGATCGTTACCACTACGACAAGGCACTTAAATATTTTCGCCGTGCTGTGGAGTACGAACCGGAAAACCCGGTGAACCATTGCAATATGGCAGGCATTCTGTCGGAGATGGGCCGTTACGAGGAGTCGAACGTTATTCTTCGTTCCGTGTTGGATCAGATCGATCCCGCCATGACGGAGTGTTATTACTATTTAGCCAATAACTACGCCAATATGGAATTGTTCGAAGCCGCGGAAGAGGCGCTTGTCCGGTATCTGGAGAACGATGTCGAAGGGCAATTCCTCGACGAGTCGGACGAGCTGCTCGACCTGCTCAATTACGAACTGAACCGGCCGACGAAGCTGGTGACCATTAAGGCGAAAGAAAACATATACGCGCATGACAAAGCCCGCGAGCTGTTGGAAGCAGGACATTTTGCGGAAGCGGTCAAGATGCTCGAAGAAATTATCGGGAGAGAACCGGATTTTCTCGCGGCAAGGAATAACTTGGGGCTGGCATACTACTATATGGGACTGTTCGAGAAATCGGTCGTCACCATTACGGAGGTGCTCGAAGCGGAGCCGGGCAATCTGCACGCGCTGTGCAATCTGGCGATCTTCTACCAGCATTCGAACCAAGACGGTCCTCTGCAGGCGTTGATCGAGAAGCTCAATAAAACGGTGCCGTTTCATCCCGAGCACGTATTTAAGATGGCGACGACCCTCGGTATCGTGGGGGAGCACCGCGAAGCGTATAACCATTTCCGGCGCTTGTTGAGAACGGGCGAGCTATCGGGCGAACCGAGCTTGCACCATTTCGCCGCGGTGGCCGCCGTGAATCTGCAACGCTTCGACGATGCGGAGAAGCATTGGAAGCATGCGGAGAAGTTGGATAGCGAATCACCCGTGCCTTCGTTTTATTTGCGCAGGCTGGAGAAAGTAAGAACGGGCGAAGAAAGTCCGCCGACGCATTATCACTACCATCTGCCGTTCGAAGAGCAATTCCGGGAATGGGAGCACAGTCCGGGACAAGTGACGGAAGCGTTGAAGCGGGATCCGCTTATCCGTTCTTCCTTCTTCTGGGCTCTCCGTCATGGAGATCGCCATACGAAGGTTCAGGTCATTCAGGCGTTGGGACTCGTTGCGGACGAGGAAGTCATCGAAGCGCTGAAAGCTTTCCTGATCGATGCGGACGAAGAGGATGAACTGAAGCGGGTGGCCGTTCTTGTGCTGCGTTCGATCGGCGTGCAGGATTCGCTGACCGTAACGTTCAGCGGGCGAACGCTTACGCTTGAAGCTAGGCGCAAGTCGGCTAAACTGCCGGTCTGGGACAGCGCGTGGCAAACGGTGCTGGAACATGCGCTCGAAGGCATGTCCGGGCGATACGACGTCGTGCAGCAGCACGATATGATGACCTTATGGGTCGATTACTTATCGCGCGTGTACCCTGAAGTTCCGAAGCTCCATAAATCGACCGGTTGGGCGGCGGCATTGGAATATTGGACGGCTAAGATGCACCGCAGAACGGTAACGTACTCGGATTTGGTCAATCGCTATGGCGTTTCCCAGGCCAGTATCAGCCGTTATGCCAATCGGATTGACGAAGCTTGCGGTATTCGGGAGAAGCTAGACTTAACGACACCTTCATTTCACTAAATAGAAGCGCACCTAGGAGGAACGAACGATGCACAAAACGATCGTAATCGGAACAGGACCAGCCGGACTTACGGCTGCTATTTACTTGGCTCGGGCGAACTTGTCCCCGTTAGTCATCGAAGGGCCGGAGCCTGGCGGTCAACTGACGACAACGACGGAAGTCGAGAATTTCCCCGGATTTCCGGAAGGAATCATGGGTCCTGACTTAATGGCGAACATGCGCAAGCAAGCGGAACGGTTCGGCGCGGAATTCCGCACGGGCTGGATTAACAAAGTGGACACGTCGAAACGTCCGTTCACGCTCTCTCTGGAAGGCGGAGAGACGCTGCAAGCGGAAACTTTGATTATTTCCACGGGAGCTTCCGCCAAATATATGGGGATTCCTGGGGAGAAAGACAACGTAGGACGCGGCGTTAGCACGTGCGCGACTTGCGACGGATTTTTCTTCCGCGGCAAGAAAATCATCGTTGTCGGGGGCGGAGATTCGGCTATGGAGGAAGCGAACTTCCTGACTCGGTTCGCTTCGGAAGTTACCCTGGTCCATCGTCGCGATGAGATGAGAGCGTCTAAGATCATGCAGGACCGGGCTCGCGAGAACAACAAAATTTTGTGGGGTTTAAACAAAACTCCTATAGAGGTTGTCTCCGGACCGCTTGGCGTTACAGGATTAAAAGTTCGTAACAACGAAACCGGCGAGGAAGAGGTCATCGATACGCAAGGATTGTTCGTCGCTATCGGACATACGCCGAATACGAAGTTCCTCGATAATCAGATCGAGACGGATGAGCTCGGGTATATCAAAGTAAAGCCGGGCACGACGGAAACGAATATTCCGGGCATATTCGCATGCGGAGACGTTCAGGATCATAAATATCGTCAAGCGATCACCGCTGCCGGAAGCGGCTGCATGGCCGCTCTGGATTGCGAGAAGTTTATGGAAGGCTCCGCCGTTCACGACTGGAGCCAGTCGCTTTAATACGAAGTACAACGCCGTCCTATGGGCGGCGATGCCATTATAACGCTTTGATTTAACAACATTATTTTCTATGAGGTGTCGACAAAAATGTCAGAATCGTTGTTCGTAGGCGTTGATTTGGGTGGAACCGCAATTAAGGTCGGCTTGTGCAATTCGGCGGGGGAACTGCTCCGTAAGTATGAAGGACCAACGCAAGCTGCCGATGGGGCGGACGCCGTATTATCCAATATTGCGACCTATGTCAAAGAACTCGTAACTCCGGGAACGCCGGAATGGGATGCCGTCCAAGGAGTAGGGATTGGGATCGCAGGGTTTCTGAATATTCCGGAGGGGATCATCGACTTCTCGCCGAACCTTCCCTTCAAGGATGTGCCGGTCAAGCAGATCATGGAAGAGAAGATCGGCAAGCCGGTCAAGATCAATAATGACGCCAACGTGGCCGCTCTAGGGGAAGCTTGGGGAGGCGCGGGCAAGAACGTGCCCAATGTCGTGTGTTACACGTTGGGAACGGGAGTCGGCGGCGGCATTATTCTGAACGATCGGCTAATCGAAGGATCCGCGGGTATGGCA
Encoded proteins:
- the hisA gene encoding phosphoribosylformimino-5-aminoimidazole carboxamide ribotide isomerase, translating into MKFRPCIDIHQGKVKQIVGETLQADTSKVVENFVSERGADYYASLYKQDGLTGGHIIMLGGGNREAALSALRAYPGGLQIGGGITAENAAAYLSEGASHVIVTSYVFRNARLQMDNLRRIVSEVGRERLVLDLSCKERDDKWYVVTDQWTTFSDLEVNEANVRELESYCDEFLIHAVDVEGKREGVQEKLAAKLSEWATIPTTYAGGARSIEDLARFRELTCGKLDITIGSALDIFGGTLPYSEVVAYCDPSRSR
- the hisF gene encoding imidazole glycerol phosphate synthase subunit HisF, which produces MLAKRIIPCLDVKDGRVVKGVNFVNLRDAGDPVELAAIYDREGADELVFLDISASVEGRATMVEVVRRTAGEITIPFTVGGGISAVEDMKRLLRAGADKIGINTAAIRNPGLITDGSRTFGAQCIVVAIDAKYNAEWEEWEVFTHGGRNATGIRALAWAQEAERRGAGELLLTSMDADGTKDGFDIALTKAVSSSVGIPVIASGGAGNAEHFANVFAEGQADAALAASIFHYKEVSVQEVKANLRGKGVNVR
- the hisIE gene encoding bifunctional phosphoribosyl-AMP cyclohydrolase/phosphoribosyl-ATP diphosphatase HisIE; translation: MTLQQQSPEWADQIKWSEDGLVPAVVQDSLSKEVLMLAYMNEESLKKSLESGQTWFWSRSRNELWNKGATSGHTQQIVSLHYDCDGDTLLVKVQQKGPACHTGAYSCFYREGASAEENATSTGQQEDRFGPLSRLEATIAQRDAERPEGAYTTYLFEKGVDKILKKVGEETAEVIIAAKNRDQVELRAEAADLIFHLMVLLREQGIPFDGVLQELEFRHRKPVKKD
- the hisJ gene encoding histidinol-phosphatase HisJ is translated as MRIDYHTHNYRCGHAVGTLEEYILSAIDKGMDEIGLSDHMPLLHLSQEEHPDIAMSMEELPRYVEECLSLQEKYKDQIAVRVGLEGDYIEGCEEKIEAIVNGYPWDYVIGSVHFLGKWDVTDFRQVHQWEGRNVSDAYERYFDAIRKAAATGFYDYIGHIDAIKRFAPSRPEEDVTALEDAALQAVKKHDLAFELNAAGIYAPCKEMYPSLQILERAKAYNIPVTYGSDAHHPDKVGQKGAEAQTMLKNVGYTHLATFLGRKRVMKPF
- a CDS encoding ribose-phosphate diphosphokinase, producing the protein MYSSSSSKLRIFSGSSNPLLAGKIAENLGMPLGKIKLSRFKSGEVYVHYEETIRNCDVFLVQSLSHPINDYFVELLVMIDAAKRASARTINVVLPYYGYARQERKAAPREPISAKMVADVLTTVGAHRIITIDLHAPAIQGFFNIPVDHLTALDLISDYLKSKNIRNPVVVSPDAGRASTAEKLASQLDCSFAIMIKKRPAHNESVITHVIGDVEGCTPIIIEDMIDTGTTIVNVVEGLKERGAEDVYVCATHPLFSGPALQRLDHPNIKEVVVTDSILLPEDRSSRFKVITVAPMLAEATRIIMEGGSISTLFKNAGV
- a CDS encoding tetratricopeptide repeat protein codes for the protein MSQRKRAAQNRRPKVIPMRLDATFFFERAVQSLDRYHYDKALKYFRRAVEYEPENPVNHCNMAGILSEMGRYEESNVILRSVLDQIDPAMTECYYYLANNYANMELFEAAEEALVRYLENDVEGQFLDESDELLDLLNYELNRPTKLVTIKAKENIYAHDKARELLEAGHFAEAVKMLEEIIGREPDFLAARNNLGLAYYYMGLFEKSVVTITEVLEAEPGNLHALCNLAIFYQHSNQDGPLQALIEKLNKTVPFHPEHVFKMATTLGIVGEHREAYNHFRRLLRTGELSGEPSLHHFAAVAAVNLQRFDDAEKHWKHAEKLDSESPVPSFYLRRLEKVRTGEESPPTHYHYHLPFEEQFREWEHSPGQVTEALKRDPLIRSSFFWALRHGDRHTKVQVIQALGLVADEEVIEALKAFLIDADEEDELKRVAVLVLRSIGVQDSLTVTFSGRTLTLEARRKSAKLPVWDSAWQTVLEHALEGMSGRYDVVQQHDMMTLWVDYLSRVYPEVPKLHKSTGWAAALEYWTAKMHRRTVTYSDLVNRYGVSQASISRYANRIDEACGIREKLDLTTPSFH
- the trxB gene encoding thioredoxin-disulfide reductase; translated protein: MHKTIVIGTGPAGLTAAIYLARANLSPLVIEGPEPGGQLTTTTEVENFPGFPEGIMGPDLMANMRKQAERFGAEFRTGWINKVDTSKRPFTLSLEGGETLQAETLIISTGASAKYMGIPGEKDNVGRGVSTCATCDGFFFRGKKIIVVGGGDSAMEEANFLTRFASEVTLVHRRDEMRASKIMQDRARENNKILWGLNKTPIEVVSGPLGVTGLKVRNNETGEEEVIDTQGLFVAIGHTPNTKFLDNQIETDELGYIKVKPGTTETNIPGIFACGDVQDHKYRQAITAAGSGCMAALDCEKFMEGSAVHDWSQSL
- a CDS encoding ROK family glucokinase, translating into MSESLFVGVDLGGTAIKVGLCNSAGELLRKYEGPTQAADGADAVLSNIATYVKELVTPGTPEWDAVQGVGIGIAGFLNIPEGIIDFSPNLPFKDVPVKQIMEEKIGKPVKINNDANVAALGEAWGGAGKNVPNVVCYTLGTGVGGGIILNDRLIEGSAGMAGELGHISIVADLEAIQCGCGKMGCLETVSSATGIIRMANDAVSRGDRTSLTFVEGEITAKDVIDAAKGGDEVSQRIVSRAAFYLGKSMAAVAVVVNPQRFIIGGGVSKAGEFLFSQIREVFDKLTPDNARKGVQIVAAELGNDAGVVGAAGLFLRA